A genomic segment from Aegilops tauschii subsp. strangulata cultivar AL8/78 chromosome 1, Aet v6.0, whole genome shotgun sequence encodes:
- the LOC109752808 gene encoding peroxidase A2, producing the protein MASSSSSPVALGAATLAALLAAVCVLHAGGAAAADLRVDYYDCTCPDAYKIVQGVLVQAHKSDPRIFASLIRLHFHDCFVQGCDGSLLLNTFNGMETEQDAIPNKGSARGYNVVDAAKAALEAACPGVVSCADILAIASEISVQLSGGPGWSVLLGRLDGFTSNFFEAGKLPSPFDGLKNLKEKFRNATLDDTTDLVALSGAHTFGRVQCQFVTDRLYNFSGTNRPDPTLSPGYRTFLSQRCPRNGDGSSLNDLDPTTPDKFDKNYFTSLEVNRGFLQSDQELKSDPLAVGTTAPIVDRFAGSQDAFFKAFANSMIKMGNIRVITDPSKGEVRKRCAFVN; encoded by the exons atggcttcttcttcttcctccccagtCGCCCTCGGCGCCGCCACCTTGGCCGCGCTGCTGGCGGCCGTCTGCGTCCTCCacgccggcggggcggcggcggcagaccTACGCGTGGACTACTACGACTGCACGTGCCCGGACGCGTACAAGATCGTGCAGGGGGTGCTGGTGCAGGCGCACAAGTCGGACCCTCGCATCTTCGCCAGCCTGATCCGGCTCCACTTCCACGACTGCTTCGTGCAGGGCTGCGACGGCTCGCTGCTGCTGAACACCTTCAACGGGATGGAGACGGAGCAGGACGCCATTCCCAACAAGGGCTCGGCGCGCGGCTACAACGTCGTCGACGCCGCCAAGGCCGCCCTCGAGGCCGCCTGCCCCGGCGTCGTCTCCTGCGCCGACATCCTCGCCATCGCCTCCGAGATATCGGTCCAGCTG TCCGGAGGACCCGGGTGGAGCGTGTTGCTGGGGAGGCTGGACGGCTTCACGTCCAACTTTTTCGAAGCCGGGAAACTACCAAGCCCCTTCGACGGCCTCAAAAACCTTAAAGAGAAGTTCAGAAACGCCACGCTCGACGATACTACCGACCTCGTCGCCCTCTCAG GCGCGCACACTTTCGGCCGCGTGCAATGCCAGTTCGTCACGGACCGGCTGTACAACTTCAGCGGGACGAACCGGCCCGACCCGACCCTCAGCCCGGGCTACAGGACCTTCCTGTCCCAGCGATGCCCAAGGAACGGCGACGGGTCGTCCCTGAACGACCTCGACCCGACCACACCCGACAAGTTCGACAAGAACTACTTCACGAGCCTCGAGGTGAACCGCGGCTTCCTCCAGTCTGACCAGGAGCTCAAGTCAGACCCACTCGCAGTGGGGACGACGGCGCCCATCGTCGACCGGTTCGCCGGAAGCCAGGACGCCTTCTTCAAGGCCTTCGCGAATTCGATGATCAAGATGGGGAACATCAGGGTGATAACGGACCCCTCCAAGGGGGAAGTCCGGAAGCGCTGCGCGTTCGTCAATTGA
- the LOC141027704 gene encoding uncharacterized protein: MEIWKSRAPATCKFFSWLAAQKRCWTADRLQRRLLPHPAACPFCDQEPKTIDHLLLGCVLARQIWSVIMGNWGKPHWTPEPEAELVRWWTSLNIEKTKRKETWTVITLVAWTLWKHRNDIVFNGASPSVSTILRQIEAEGQNWRAAALLREARSLPTRLDRLSGSE; encoded by the coding sequence ATGGAGATTTGGAAGTCCAGAGCACCGGCAACGTGCAAGTTCTTTTCCTGGCTGGCGGCGCAGAAAAGATGCTGGACGGCGGACAGATTGCAGCGACGTTTATTGCCACATCCGGCGGCATGCCCGTTCTGCGATCAGGAGCCAAAAACGATCGACCACCTGCTCCTTGGATGTGTTCTCGCTCGACAAATATGGTCCGTCATTATGGGCAACTGGGGAAAGCCTCACTGGACTCCGGAGCCGGAGGCTGAGCTCGTTCGATGGTGGACTTCCCTTAACATCGAGAAGACCAAGAGGAAGGAAACATGGACAGTGATCACTTTAGTGGCTTGGACACTGTGGAAACATAGGAACGACATCGTGTTCAACGGAGCTTCCCCATCTGTCAGCACGATCCTCCGGCAGATTGAGGCGGAGGGACAGAACTGGAGGGCTGCGGCCCTGCTGAGGGAGGCAAGATCACTCCCAACTAGGTTAGACCGGTTGAGTGGTAGCGAGTAG